One region of Zingiber officinale cultivar Zhangliang chromosome 7B, Zo_v1.1, whole genome shotgun sequence genomic DNA includes:
- the LOC122004166 gene encoding leucine-rich repeat extensin-like protein 3, with protein MAPILPNSIAALSMLMLLLATHCVASSFTNFYTPTPVAKPPSPPPLAPPLGHLVPPPEHPYYKTPPLPAHATPPPLYPPMTGAPPPHHGHRRHHHHHHHFHQLNPTTPVGAGHYPPYHHSSPAPPPSHARQPPYGQVLPPLPPLHEPPPTAPTLPPEPVHGGPLPPLVSYSKPPPPPVNNRYPPLQPPSHQPIPLPPPPYKTTPEHGTPPPEPVHGVPLPPPVSYSKPPPPPINNRYPPLQPPSHQPTPPLHRYHQSPPPPPY; from the coding sequence ATGGCGCCCATTCTCCCTAATTCCATCGCGGCCTTGAGCATGCTCATGCTGCTGCTGGCCACTCACTGCGTTGCTTCCTCCTTTACTAATTTCTACACGCCGACACCAGTTGCCAAGCCGCCTTCTCCACCTCCTCTTGCTCCTCCTCTCGGCCACCTCGTGCCCCCGCCGGAGCACCCCTACTACAAAACACCACCCCTGCCAGCTCATGCAACGCCACCTCCACTCTACCCTCCAATGACCGGCGCACCTCCTCCGCACCACGGCCACcgccgccaccaccaccaccaccaccatttCCACCAGCTTAATCCGACCACACCAGTTGGCGCGGGGCACTACCCGCCCTACCACCACTCTTCTCCGGCACCGCCGCCAAGCCACGCTCGTCAGCCCCCTTACGGACAAGTACTCCCTCCTCTACCACCGTTGCACGAACCCCCTCCAACTGCTCCGACTCTGCCGCCGGAGCCGGTGCACGGAGGGCCTTTGCCGCCGCTAGTTAGCTACAGCAAGCCGCCTCCTCCGCCAGTTAATAATAGATACCCGCCATTGCAGCCACCGAGTCACCAACCGATTCCGCTGCCGCCGCCGCCATATAAGACTACCCCAGAGCACGGTACTCCGCCGCCGGAGCCGGTGCACGGAGTGCCTTTGCCGCCGCCAGTTAGCTACAGCAAGCCTCCTCCTCCACCAATTAATAACAGATACCCGCCATTGCAGCCACCGAGTCACCAGCCAACTCCGCCGCTGCACCGTTACCATCAATCTCCACCGCCACCACCGTATTAG